A genomic window from Salvia splendens isolate huo1 chromosome 11, SspV2, whole genome shotgun sequence includes:
- the LOC121754837 gene encoding keratin, type I cytoskeletal 9-like — protein MNAPDEGNGQAMHPNNGQQRQGNGKGKTVTLNIVKETGIRQITFTKREAGDGNNNYPMHPQGGDEDGDDYMLHHENEQRRKGKGRQKIEMAKIENDTNLQVTFSKRRAGVFKKASELSTLCGAECALVVYSPGDKPHSFGHPSVEVVTTRFLQADIGGGAPITEADRAVMAHYQAAEQERNREVVAVEMQVDQAKQRRKELDGLPPVLQLESLNYQQLDQLRNSVLMYKQGVQAQFSGGAGVYGYGGGGAAAGYGQNVQYPPMGYGTAGYNYGAPSAGVVPYNAGIAGAQGGANYGGFPGGVQGEANYGGYPGSSDGNVGGAQGGVNYGGFPGGSGGNVDGGQGGANYGGFSGNYHHHPGY, from the exons ATGAATGCACCTGATGAAGGCAACGGCCAGGCAATGCATCCCAATAACGGGCAACAGAGGCAGGGCAACGGGAAAGGAAAGACAGTAACGCTGAATATCGTGAAGGAGACCGGCATTCGCCAAATCACCTTCACAAAGCGCGAGGCAG GTGACGGCAACAACAACTACCCGATGCATCCCCAAGGCGGCGACGAAGATGGCGACGACTACATGCTGCATCACGAGAACGAGCAGCGGAGGAAGGGCAAGGGGAGGCAGAAGATCGAGATGGCGAAGATCGAGAACGACACCAATCTCCAAGTCACCTTCTCGAAGCGCCGCGCAGGCGTCTTCAAGAAGGCGAGCGAGCTGAGCACGCTGTGCGGCGCCGAGTGCGCCCTCGTGGTCTACTCCCCGGGCGACAAGCCTCACTCCTTCGGCCACCCCAGCGTCGAAGTTGTCACCACCAG GTTCCTCCAAGCTGACATCGGTGGCGGGGCGCCAATCACTGAAGCCGACAGGGCGGTCATGGCCCACTACCAGGCCGCCGAACAGGAGCGCAACCGGGAGGTGGTGGCTGTGGAGATGCAGGTGGATCAGGCgaagcagcggaggaaggagcTTGACGGCCTGCCTCCGGTGCTTCAGTTGGAGAGCCTCAACTACCAGCAGCTCGACCAGCTGAGGAACTCGGTGCTGATGTACAAGCAGGGGGTTCAAGCCCAGTTCAGCGGTGGCGCCGGGGTTTATGGctacggaggcggcggcgctgCGGCGGGGTATGGACAGAATGTGCAGTATCCGCCGATGGGGTATGGTACGGCGGGCTACAACTATGGAGCTCCCTCTGCCGGCGTCGTTCCCTACAACGCCGGCATTGCTGGCGCTCAAGGCGGGGCTAATTATGGAGGATTTCCCGGCGGCGTTCAAGGCGAGGCTAATTATGGAGGATATCCCGGCAGCTCTGACGGAAACGTCGGCGGTGCTCAAGGCGGGGTTAATTATGGAGGATTTCCTGGCGGCTCGGGTGGCAACGTCGACGGTGGTCAAGGCGGGGCTAATTATGGAGGATTTTCCGGCAACTACCACCACCACCCTGGGTATTAG
- the LOC121754838 gene encoding MADS-box transcription factor 23-like, whose amino-acid sequence MNASGNGNNDYPMHPEGGNDHMMHPENEQRMKGKGRQKIEMAKIENDTNLQVTFSKRRAGVFKKASELGTLCGAECALVVFSPGNKPHSFGHPSVEAVTNRFLQANGGGGVAPALVNAAERMIMVHSEAATAQRNKELVGLETRVEQAKQRRRELDGMVPPLQMENLSYEQLEQLRNSVLMYKHGVGAKFGGGAASSVGPEYGYTVQYPAMGAYNYEDPSAVVPYDPATGNYHHHHPGY is encoded by the exons ATGAACGCATCAGGTAACGGCAACAACGACTACCCGATGCATCCCGAAGGCGGCAACGACCACATGATGCATCCCGAAAACGAGCAGCGGATGAAGGGCAAGGGGAGACAGAAGATCGAGATGGCGAAGATCGAGAACGACACCAATCTCCAAGTCACCTTCTCGAAGCGCCGCGCTGGCGTCTTCAAGAAGGCGAGCGAGCTGGGCACGCTGTGCGGCGCCGAGTGCGCCCTCGTGGTCTTCTCCCCGGGCAACAAGCCCCACTCCTTCGGCCACCCCAGCGTCGAAGCTGTCACCAACAG GTTCCTCCAAGCGAACGGGGGCGGGGGAGTGGCTCCGGCGCTGGTGAATGCGGCGGAGAGGATGATCATGGTCCACAGCGAGGCGGCCACGGCGCAGCGCAACAAGGAGCTGGTGGGTTTGGAGACGCGGGTGGAGCAGGCCAAGCAGCGGAGGAGGGAGCTGGACGGAATGGTGCCGCCGCTGCAGATGGAGAACCTCAGCTACGAGCAGCTGGAGCAGCTGAGGAACTCGGTGTTGATGTACAAGCACGGTGTCGGAGCCAAGTTCGGTGGTGGGGCGGCTTCGTCGGTGGGCCCCGAGTATGGATACACGGTGCAGTATCCGGCGATGGGGGCTTACAATTATGAAGATCCTTCCGCTGTTGTTCCCTATGACCCCGCCACCGGcaactaccaccaccaccaccctgGGTATTAG
- the LOC121754009 gene encoding uncharacterized protein LOC121754009: protein MDPCPFHRILISNLSLRFPLNPHLLPSSYYCKLKFKPFPNQFADLSLQSPDSDSDAVDTKINACFSLSKLELHKLADKTGGSSSLKIEIHRRGAAGCGLRSGRKLVGCVVVQLDLREILDKMGKCVIHNGWVEVGGSDFKLHLNVRAEPDPRFVFLFDGEPECSPQVFQVNGNVKQPVFTCKFGLRSSNERIMRSRSSLSEPSTSASCFGSGAGNKEHPLKERKGWSITIHDLSGSPIAAASMVTPFVPSPGTDRVSQSNPGAWLILRPGHNTWRPWGRLEAWCDGNHLGYRFDLVPDNGIDATTLASSSIPTKKGGKFTVDITTGPTPMTSPNSSFDLSSGSGSDLGSASGSGSWAHLLYRGFVMSSTVQGDGRCSKPEVEVGVQHVSCAEDAAAFVALAAAVDLSMDACRPFSKKLRKELRQPDLE, encoded by the exons ATGGATCCCTGCCCCTTCCACCGCATCCTCATCTCCAATCTCTCCCTTCGATTCCCCCTAAACCCTCACCTCCTCCCCTCCTCCTACTATTGCAAACTCAAATTCAAACCCTTCCCCAACCAATTCGCCGACCTCTCCCTCCAATCCCCCGACTCCGACTCCGACGCCGTCGACACCAAAATCAACGCCTGCTTCTCCCTCAGCAAGCTTGAGCTCCACAAATTGGCCGACAAAACCGGCGGATCCTCCTCCCTGAAGATCGAGATTCACCGCCGCGGCGCCGCCGGATGCGGCCTCCGCAGCGGCCGGAAGCTGGTCGGCTGCGTCGTGGTGCAGCTGGACCTGAGGGAGATTCTCGACAAGATGGGGAAGTGCGTGATTCATAACGGCTGGGTCGAGGTCGGCGGCTCGGATTTCAAGCTGCATCTCAATGTGCGGGCCGAGCCCGACCCGAGATTTGTGTTTCTGTTTGACGGAGAGCCCGAGTGCAGCCCGCAGGTTTTTCAGGTGAATGGGAATGTTAAGCAGCCGGTTTTCACTTGCAAGTTCGGTTTGAGGAGTTCTAATGAGAGGATCATGAGATCGAG ATCTTCACTATCAGAACCAAGCACATCGGCAAGCTGCTTCGGCTCCGGCGCCGGCAACAAGGAGCATCCCTTGAAAGAGCGGAAGGGATGGTCGATCACCATCCACGACTTGTCCGGATCCCCCATCGCGGCCGCCTCAATGGTCACGCCGTTCGTGCCGTCTCCGGGCACAGACCGAGTGAGCCAGTCCAACCCTGGGGCGTGGCTGATCCTGCGTCCGGGGCACAACACGTGGAGGCCGTGGGGGCGGCTGGAGGCGTGGTGCGACGGCAACCACCTCGGCTACCGCTTTGACCTCGTCCCCGACAACGGCATCGACGCTACCACCCTCGCCAGCTCCAGCATTCCCACCAAGAAGGGAGGGAAATTCACCGTCGACATCACCACCGGCCCCACCCCGATGACCAGCCCCAACAGCAGCTTCGACCTCAGCTCCGGATCCGGGTCAGACCTTGGGTCGGCTTCCGGGTCCGGGTCGTGGGCGCATCTTTTGTACCGAGGGTTCGTGATGTCGTCGACGGTGCAAGGCGACGGCAGGTGCTCGAAGCCGGAGGTGGAGGTCGGGGTGCAGCATGTGAGCTGCGCGGAGGATGCGGCGGCGTTTGTGGCGTTGGCGGCCGCCGTGGATCTCAGCATGGATGCTTGCAGGCCGTTTTCGAAAAAGCTCCGCAAAGAGCTGCGACAACCGGATCTCGAATAG
- the LOC121754006 gene encoding dentin sialophosphoprotein-like yields MYRQSSSRNQRSKGVKVKNVLQVCLLLAVCCWLLYQVKHSHDKKAEFDETNAKRSLQKTSRDDLIRLGRKDIRPRVDDMDSKSEIHDETSEEEETAEELEEDKHGEDNPEDKKDDERDDDEEGRRDDEREEHEQEKFDAEVDRERDLVDGGEREDGEENEIQKTDFEGHAQTEKETTVDDTDRDTKDRSAHEAREEHYKADDASSAVTENGNEKVENSKENKREETYKSENMKDSEVDGSEATIDGHQSNVTATSVKGDMLHDPENGSTPNNAITEGSTDHLTSNSTTTDVTIENSTLPLDNATESTSELGTERTSAEVSDSKTVDPEEANKSTLNVDNTRLDSNSTGSTETNEAGSLPEEFLNNSTDSSVSYDSKLEASHAEGDNTTEEKTEFDGEISDTSDGTDESSDSTPTDNAEEEVQEDAIDISDTEEKDIRLDLDTLPEIQTEGSNSKDVAAE; encoded by the coding sequence ATGTATAGACAATCATCCAGCAGGAACCAAAGATCCAAAGGGGTCAAGGTTAAAAATGTGCTGCAAGTTTGTTTGCTGCTCGCTGTTTGCTGTTGGTTGCTATACCAAGTTAAACATTCCCATGACAAGAAGGCAGAATTTGATGAAACTAATGCCAAAAGGTCGCTTCAAAAAACAAGTCGTGACGATCTTATAAGACTTGGAAGGAAAGATATCCGTCCTCGAGTAGACGACATGGACTCTAAGAGTGAGATTCATGATGAAACATCAGAAGAAGAGGAAACTGCTGAAGAATTAGAGGAAGATAAGCATGGAGAAGATAATCCAGAAGACAAAAAGGACGATGAGAGGGATGATGATGAGGAAGGACGTAGAGATGATGAAAGGGAAGAGCATGAACAAGAGAAATTTGATGCCGAAGTTGATAGAGAACGTGATTTGGTGGATGGTGGGGAGAGGGAAGACGGTGAGGAGAATGAAATTCAAAAAACAGATTTTGAAGGTCACGCCCAAACAGAGAAGGAAACAACTGTTGATGATACTGACCGTGATACGAAAGATAGGAGTGCCCACGAAGCACGTGAGGAACATTACAAGGCAGATGACGCTTCTAGTGCTGTAACTGAAAATGGGAATGAAAAAGTGGAGAACTCGAAAGAGAATAAGAGGGAAGAAACTTATAAAAGTGAGAACATGAAAGACTCGGAGGTGGATGGCAGTGAGGCAACTATAGATGGCCATCAATCAAATGTCACAGCCACTTCAGTCAAGGGTGATATGTTACACGACCCTGAGAATGGTTCTACTCCTAATAATGCAATAACAGAAGGATCCACTGATCATTTGACTAGTAATAGCACAACTACTGATGTTACAATAGAGAACTCGACGTTGCCCTTAGATAATGCAACAGAGAGCACGTCTGAGTTGGGCACCGAGCGTACATCTGCAGAAGTATCTGACTCTAAAACTGTTGATCCAGAGGAGGCCAATAAGTCTACCTTAAATGTAGACAATACTCGTTTGGACTCTAATTCAACAGGTTCTACTGAAACAAACGAGGCAGGATCACTTCCTGAGGAGTTCTTGAATAATAGTACAGACTCTTCTGTATCATACGATTCAAAATTAGAGGCTTCACATGCAGAAGGGGACAACACTACAGAAGAGAAAACTGAATTTGATGGTGAGATATCAGATACAAGTGATGGTACAGATGAAAGCTCGGATTCTACACCGACTGATAATGCTGAAGAAGAAGTTCAAGAGGATGCTATTGATATATCAGATACGGAGGAGAAAGATATTCGACTGGATCTCGACACACTCCCTGAGATACAGACGGAGGGGAGCAATAGCAAAGATGTTGCTGCTGAGTGA